The following nucleotide sequence is from Paenibacillus andongensis.
ATCAAGGATAAGCGCGCAACGGCTGCTAAGCTGGCAGAGGTGCTGCAAGGTAATGAAGAAGACATTTACAAGCTCATTACAAAAATAGCGTCTCAAGTTTATATTAAGCCAGCGGGTCGCAAAATAACGGTGGAAAAAGCGCAGGAAGTGCTCAGCCTTCAACTACCGGGTATTAGGGTCGCTGAAGATAACAAAAGATACTACCCATTCGGTACGCTTGCCGCCCATATCCTAGGTTTTGCCGGTTTGGACAAAGGTCTGACAGGTATTGAAGCTAAGTACAACAAAGAATTAACAGGGATTGCTGGCGGGATTTCCTATATGACGGATGCCGGCGGAAGGACCATACCAGGAACGACAGATACCTATACAAAGCCAAAAGACGGCCTTAATATGAAGTTGACCATTGACAGTCATTTGCAATCGGTACTGGAAAGAGAATTGGATCAGACCATGGTTCAATATAAGGCGCAAAATGTAATTGCCATCATGATGGATCCGAACAATGGAGAAATCCTGGCCATGGGGAGCAGGCCTACGTATGAACCAGGCAATTATAAGGATTTCCCGGCTGAAACCTATAACAGGAACTTGCCGATTTGGAAAACGTATGAGCCGGGTTCTACCTTCAAAATTATTACGCTAGCTGCAGCACTTGAAGAAAAAAAGGTTGATTTAAAAAATGAACAATTTTACGATCCTGGATTTATTGAGGTCGGAGGGGCTAGACTCCGCTGTTGGAAACGCGGCGGTCATGGCAGTGAAACGATGCTGCAAGTCGTCCAAAACTCCTGCAACCCCGGATTCGTCGTTATGGGACAGCGTTTAGGCAAGGAAAAATTATTTGATTACATTTCAAAGTTTGGCTTTGGGAAGAAAACAGGAATTGACCTCGGCGGCGAAGAAAACGGCATTATGTTCAAACCGTCACAAGTGGGTCCTGTTGAGCTTGCAACGACGGCATTCGGTCAAGGGGTATCGGTCACTCCGATACAACAAATTACGGCTGTCTCTGCGGCTATTAACGGAGGAAAACTTTTTAAACCGTATGTGGCAAAGTCATTTACGAATCCAGATACGGGTGAGGTTGTTGATGTTGTAAAGCCTGAGCTTGTACGCAATGTCATCTCGGAAGAGACATCGAAGCAAGTGCGCGAAGCGCTTGAAAGCGTAGTAGCCAAAGGAACCGGACGAAATGCATTTATCGACGGCTATCGCGTAGGTGGGAAGACGGGAACAGCGCAGAAGGTTATTAACGGACGTTATTCACCGGATGAGCATATTGTCTCTTTCATTGGCTTCGCGCCGGCCGATAATCCAAAGATTGTCATCTATGCAGCTGTAGATGATCCTCAAGGAATTCAATTTGGAGGTCTGATTGCAGCTCCGCTTGTGAAGAATATGATGGCTGATGCTTTGCGATATATGAAAGTCGAACCGGATAAAAATCAGCTTGATAAAGATTATCGCTATGGAGAAATACCGGTTGTTGAGGTTCCGGACTTGGTTGGAGCCTCAGTTGATGATATATTAGAAGATCTGAACATGAATTTTAGGCTGGCTAAGTCTGGCAGCGGCAAATATGTGATCAGTCAAGCGCCGAAACCGGGCACACGAGTAGATCAAGGCTCTACAATTCGCATTTTTCTCTCGAATAATGCGCCACCGCAGTAATGTGGTTTGCTTCGCTGGAAAAAAGATTTGCGAGTAAGACATGTTTTGCTTTTCCACTGTCATAAAATTGTCAATAATAGGTAGTAATAACGTTAAGGAGAGGGTTGCTCATGAAACTTCAGGAGCTTGCTTCCGCACTGCTCATTACCCACATACATGGAGATGCTGAAACAGAGATTACAGGGATTGAAGCAGACTCTCGCAAAATAAAAACAGGGGATTTGTTTCTATGTATCCCTGGACTGACAGCAGACGGTCACGACTATGCCCCAAAAGCGATTGCGCTTGGGGCTTCTGCGCTTGTAACGGAAAGAGTACTTGACTTGCCAATTCCTCAGCTTGTTGTGAAAGATGCGAGATATGCAATGGCAGCTTTATCAGCCCATTTCTATGGCTATCCGAGCAAAGAACTGAAACTAATTGGCATAACGGGTACGAATGGTAAAACGACATCGACCTATTTGATCGAGAAAATATTGCGAGATCAAGGCTTTACGACGGGACTTATGGGAACGATTCAAATGAAAATAGGTGATACCTATACGGAAATGGAGCGAACAACCCAGGAAGCCGTCGATTTACAGCGAAGCTTCCGCCAGATGTGTGAGCAAAAGACGGATTATTGTATTATGGAAGTGTCCAGCCATGCATTGGAATTAGGTCGAGTGAAGGGCGTTCATTTCCGATCGGGTATTTTCACGAATTTAACACAAGATCATTTAGATTATCACAAAACGATGGATGCTTACGCAGCTGCAAAAGGCCTGCTCTTCTCAAGATTGGGGAATGGTTTCTCAGCCGATCTTAAGGAGCGTCAGTATGCAATTCTAAATGCGGATGATGCTGCTTCGCATACTTTCAGTAAGCTGACCGCCGCACAAGTTATTACATATGGTATAGAGAACGAGTGTGATGTGAGGGCGACAAATATTCGTATTACAGCCCAAGGCACGGAATTTCAGCTTATTTCCTTTGCGGGAGAGGCTTTTTTCAGAATGAAGTTGGTTGGTAAATTCAACGTGTACAATGCTCTTGGGTCCATCGCTGCGGCACTGGCGGAAGGAATTCCACTTGAAGCGATCCGGAATAGTTTAGAAAATATTACGGTAGTAGATGGGCGTATGGAGGTTGTGAATGAGGGACAGGATTACTTAGTTTTGGTTGACTATGCTCATACCCCGGATGGACTAGAGAATGCTCTGTCAACTGTACGAGACTTTGCAGAAGGTAAGGTAATCACTGTGTTTGGCTGCGGAGGTGACCGTGATCGAACGAAGCGTCCCCTTATGGGCAAGGTTACGGCCAAGTATAGTGATTATTTGTATGTGACTTCCGATAATCCGCGTACGGAAAATCCAGATGCCATTCTTGATGATATCGTTCCTGGTCTAAAAGAGGTCAATTACCCAAAAGAACAGTATGAATTAATCGTGGATCGCAAAAAAGCGATACAAAAGGCTATTGAAGGGGCAGGCCCTAAGGATGTAATATTGATAGCGGGAAAAGGCCACGAAACGTATCAGGATGTCATGGGGGTCAAGCATGATTTCGATGATCGATTGGTGGCTAAGGCTGCGATAAGGGGGAGAGGACGATGATAGAGCGCACGTTGAAACAAATGACAGACATGCTAGGCGATGAAAGTGTGAAGGTGTCCTCGAAGTCAGCTGCAAGGGACATTTCAATAAAAGGGATATCTACCGACACACGAACAATACGACCTGGAAGTCTGTTTGTGCCGCTGATCGGGGATCATTTCGATGGTCACGCATATGCTTCAGAGGCTTACAGCAAAGGTGCTGCGGCGGCCTTATGGCAAGATGACCACCCTCACCCCCCAGAAGGTATGCCGATCATTCGTGTCAAGGATACACTAACAGCCTTGCAGCAGTTGGCAAAGTCTTATCGCAAGCAGCTGCCGGTTCGTATTATAGGCATTACTGGGAGTAACGGCAAAACGACGACCAAAGATTTAGTTGCGGCCGTATTGGGTAGTACGTTTCAAGTGCATAAAACAAAAGGAAACCTGAATAATCATATTGGTTTACCGCTTACGCTGCTCGAGCTTGAAGAGACCACGCAATTCG
It contains:
- a CDS encoding stage V sporulation protein D, with the translated sequence MRVSNVTVRRRLFTALIIGTIIFAALILRLAYVQLWIGQDLANKAEDNWRRDIGFAPKRGEIQDRNGISLTYSMSTPTIVAIPVQIKDKRATAAKLAEVLQGNEEDIYKLITKIASQVYIKPAGRKITVEKAQEVLSLQLPGIRVAEDNKRYYPFGTLAAHILGFAGLDKGLTGIEAKYNKELTGIAGGISYMTDAGGRTIPGTTDTYTKPKDGLNMKLTIDSHLQSVLERELDQTMVQYKAQNVIAIMMDPNNGEILAMGSRPTYEPGNYKDFPAETYNRNLPIWKTYEPGSTFKIITLAAALEEKKVDLKNEQFYDPGFIEVGGARLRCWKRGGHGSETMLQVVQNSCNPGFVVMGQRLGKEKLFDYISKFGFGKKTGIDLGGEENGIMFKPSQVGPVELATTAFGQGVSVTPIQQITAVSAAINGGKLFKPYVAKSFTNPDTGEVVDVVKPELVRNVISEETSKQVREALESVVAKGTGRNAFIDGYRVGGKTGTAQKVINGRYSPDEHIVSFIGFAPADNPKIVIYAAVDDPQGIQFGGLIAAPLVKNMMADALRYMKVEPDKNQLDKDYRYGEIPVVEVPDLVGASVDDILEDLNMNFRLAKSGSGKYVISQAPKPGTRVDQGSTIRIFLSNNAPPQ
- a CDS encoding UDP-N-acetylmuramoyl-L-alanyl-D-glutamate--2,6-diaminopimelate ligase produces the protein MKLQELASALLITHIHGDAETEITGIEADSRKIKTGDLFLCIPGLTADGHDYAPKAIALGASALVTERVLDLPIPQLVVKDARYAMAALSAHFYGYPSKELKLIGITGTNGKTTSTYLIEKILRDQGFTTGLMGTIQMKIGDTYTEMERTTQEAVDLQRSFRQMCEQKTDYCIMEVSSHALELGRVKGVHFRSGIFTNLTQDHLDYHKTMDAYAAAKGLLFSRLGNGFSADLKERQYAILNADDAASHTFSKLTAAQVITYGIENECDVRATNIRITAQGTEFQLISFAGEAFFRMKLVGKFNVYNALGSIAAALAEGIPLEAIRNSLENITVVDGRMEVVNEGQDYLVLVDYAHTPDGLENALSTVRDFAEGKVITVFGCGGDRDRTKRPLMGKVTAKYSDYLYVTSDNPRTENPDAILDDIVPGLKEVNYPKEQYELIVDRKKAIQKAIEGAGPKDVILIAGKGHETYQDVMGVKHDFDDRLVAKAAIRGRGR